In the genome of Triticum urartu cultivar G1812 chromosome 5, Tu2.1, whole genome shotgun sequence, one region contains:
- the LOC125555738 gene encoding disease resistance protein PIK6-NP-like, with product MAGVSAGTGAMGSLLGKLTALLGDEYKLLKRVRKEIEFLKRELGRMQVLLERLTDMEARLDGLGKSWGDSVRDLSYDMEDCIDRFMDRLGSGDAKRGFMKRTARRLKTLWARHDIATQIKELKARVMEESERRDRYKLDESYYSPTKTVEIDPRITSLYEEVKDLVAMDGRVKQVTALLMDESMELKVVPIVGSGGLGKTTLAMEVYRKIGLGGDFQCRGFVSVSRTLDLEKLLKDILSQIDKDAYENCKRWEKEQLIRETKQILIGKRYEVYIVLFYLFTYPYLYSVIQH from the exons ATGGCCGGGGTGAGCGCCGGCACAGGGGCGATGGGTTCCCTCCTGGGCAAGCTCACCGCCTTGCTCGGCGACGAGTACAAGCTGCTCAAAAGGGTCCGCAAGGAGATCGAGTTCCTCAAGCGCGAGCTCGGCAGGATGCAGGTCCTGCTGGAGAGGCTGACCGACATGGAGGCCAGGCTCGACGGCCTTGGCAAGAGCTGGGGGGACAGCGTGCGCGACCTCAGCTACGACATGGAAGACTGCATCGACCGCTTCATGGACCGGCTTGGAAGCGGTGACGCCAAGCGAGGGTTCATGAAGAGGACGGCGCGCCGGCTCAAGACTCTGTGGGCGCGCCACGACATCGCGACCCAGATCAAGGAGCTCAAGGCTCGCGTCATGGAGGAAAGTGAGCGGCGTGACAG GTACAAGCTTGACGAGAGTTACTACAGTCCAACGAAAACGGTGGAGATTGACCCACGGATAACCTCGCTTTACGAGGAGGTCAAGGACTTGGTGGCAATGGACGGCCGAGTGAAGCAAGTCACTGCTTTGTTGATGGATGAGAGTATGGAGCTGAAAGTGGTGCCGATTGTCGGGTCCGGAGGGTTGGGAAAAACGACCCTGGCCATGGAGGTGTACCGCAAGATTGGATTAGGAGGAGACTTCCAGTGCCGAGGTTTCGTGTCGGTGTCACGTACTCTTGATCTAGAGAAGCTCTTGAAGGATATCTTATCTCAGATTGATAAAGATGCTTATGAAAACTGTAAGCGTTGGGAAAAAGAACAATTAATCCGTGAAACAAAACAGATCTTGATAGGAAAGAGGTATGAAGTATACATTGTCttgttttatttatttacttatccCTATTTGTATTCAGTTATCCAACATTAA